GTTAGGATGGTTGGAGTTGTTGGGGAGTGAagctggaagaagagggtcGACTAATCGGGTAAAGCGTCAGACATAAAAGGAAATCCAACAACGGGCATCGATCTTCCACCGCAATGTTATGCTATTGAGCAATAATTGCAGTCTTGGATGGTATGTTCGGTATTCAAATTCCAGATATGGAGTACAAATAATGATGGTTTACTTTCTCTTTCCGTTTACGCAGCACAATGGAAAAGGACTACAAAAACAAGAATTAAGCCTCGAAAATAAATTTGTATAGATACATACATGATCAagaatgaaaaaaaaaaaaaaaaaaaagaataccTGATCCACAAGAAAGTCCGCCAGTCTAATTGCTGGATGCATGACCTCCAAATTGTCGCCTATTTTCCACCACTTCCAACGTCTTCCATTTATGCGGTCGACAAGTCACGAGCGTGGACCTTGTCAGTGACCAACCAAGACAAAGTCTCGCTGATAACGTTGAGGAACTCCTCAGCGCTCAGAGAGCTGAAATAGTCAGACAAGCTGCCAGAAGTGGCAACGGACGAAGCGCTAGGAGTTGAACTAGAGGCCTGGGCCTTGACCTGGGAAGCAGGGGTGGCGGATGTCTGAGAGGACGAAGCAGAGGAAGCAGCGACAGAAGTGGCCGAAGCACTGCTGGAAGATGAGCCAGAGttggaggacgaggaagcgCCAGAGTACAGAGCAGGGCCGGGGATGTCGTAGGAGTCAAGCTGCTGGTAGATGTTGACAAGAATACCGGGGTCATCCTCGTTGTATAGCTTGGTACCAAGAGTACCCGAGGGAGAAGCGCTGCCACCACCAGTAACCTTGAGGTTGAGACACTGGGGGTAGCTCTGGGCACCATCCTCGTTGCCAGCGGAGTGCAGAGCAATGATTTCGTGACGGAGGACATAGTTACCGGCGGCAATGTCGCTGgggatggtgatggtgtaGCTGTTATTGTTGGATATCAGGTTGTCGGTAGCCCATGTGCCAGGGACATCGCTGTCATCGATGAGACCCTTCTGATCGATCTTGAAAAATTCGAGAGAGGTTTTGTCGACCTCAGAGCAGTCACCGTTGCAGTTGGCCAAGTAGGTGATGACAGGGCCATGGTGGCTCTCCGGCCATTCAGTCCACTGCAGCTCAACGTCCTTACCAGCTGCCACAGAAGCAGAGATGGCACCGGGTTGCGCATTCTTATGACAGATAATGTCTGGATCAGAGAAGGAGCTAGGAGAGACGAAGCCCAAGTCAGTGGCTTTGGTCGACCATCCAATGGTCTCCGGGGGGTTGTCGGTGTAAGCGTAGGAGGTGACGATGTATCCTCCGTAGTATTGGCCATCCACAACGGCACCGGAGACATAACCATGACCGGCGACCATAGCGGCCGAGCCAAGAAGAAGACTAGCAATCTTGGTGACAGACATTTTTGCGATTGGGTTTGATTTCGGTGATCGACGCACAGCGTATAGACCGGACGAAAAAGAATGACGGTAGAAACGAAGGACTTCAGTCAATGTAGCCCGTGAAAATAAAGAGAACGAAAAGGTACAAAGACCTAGAGAGAAATGAATGCAGAGGCGAGGCTGATGTGGAGGAGAAAAAACCATCTCTGCTCGAGGAGATACTGCCCTTTATCTTTCGCCATCATGGAGGCCATCCCATCCATGCTATCCGCTCTCACGCCAAATTGATTGAGGGCAAATGATAAAAGGTCCATTGCAGGGTCCTCTCAAATTAAAATCATATTATGCCATGGGTATCCGGCGCCTCCCATTGCTAGGGGTCGGTATAGACATTCAGTATAGGAGTCTGAAATAGATGAACCATCTTCACCCACTAAACCATGCCAGGAATCCTccgaagatcatgtcatTC
This Aspergillus chevalieri M1 DNA, chromosome 3, nearly complete sequence DNA region includes the following protein-coding sequences:
- a CDS encoding lytic polysaccharide monooxygenase auxiliary activity family 9 protein (CAZy:AA9;~COG:G;~EggNog:ENOG410PNFI;~InterPro:IPR005103;~PFAM:PF03443;~SECRETED:SignalP(1-25)): MSVTKIASLLLGSAAMVAGHGYVSGAVVDGQYYGGYIVTSYAYTDNPPETIGWSTKATDLGFVSPSSFSDPDIICHKNAQPGAISASVAAGKDVELQWTEWPESHHGPVITYLANCNGDCSEVDKTSLEFFKIDQKGLIDDSDVPGTWATDNLISNNNSYTITIPSDIAAGNYVLRHEIIALHSAGNEDGAQSYPQCLNLKVTGGGSASPSGTLGTKLYNEDDPGILVNIYQQLDSYDIPGPALYSGASSSSNSGSSSSSASATSVAASSASSSQTSATPASQVKAQASSSTPSASSVATSGSLSDYFSSLSAEEFLNVISETLSWLVTDKVHARDLSTA